A window of Calonectris borealis chromosome 3, bCalBor7.hap1.2, whole genome shotgun sequence contains these coding sequences:
- the FBXO5 gene encoding LOW QUALITY PROTEIN: F-box only protein 5 (The sequence of the model RefSeq protein was modified relative to this genomic sequence to represent the inferred CDS: inserted 2 bases in 2 codons; substituted 1 base at 1 genomic stop codon), translated as MCTFISVVRPRGGTQTRDPPPDVTRPSRWRSCARPERAGMTGRSQTHPVIKAKADAVRRRVALRPVSPPRRRSRLFVWESAEVPFGGRRTGGXGRAGRRAGVAAGREALAAPPXPAPCLPRSALCPAPAPLGARARHLRTTRLAPCRPRRENVSRAGSARGASDWPPPSARLPLAGPPPXAAPDWPARFWIPNSKFLKVPGEGGRALTARGRGGAALQDTNKIMKSNLNHSFKMKCDFDCTSLHTGFAPLKSAVEKTRLEESCPFNYEEGLCKSCAEEHQKILLSDSYHVATRNLDPEDEGRPVHNKENKQVTQRLDEGVYEMEALENSKFSEDSGYSSMLSNQYTDPIEHEDSIPLAGNLCGTPKHCLMKNENQAQFSKKTLLPVIHYEEMICSTLKKSGKRNLKSSAAVDRIVFRGKVELCNLIGKKMGLDRIDILAELFQKNLKHILANILRHLGEMDLINFAKVSTTWQKILQEDKWIFQMYSKAVKNLSNGTKASEHAATREYVLYRTALASIQKATPPNNLNKKGTRSKASKNHSRLMEFSEAAKTLKNTESLKVCHRCGSPAKYDSYLQRATCNRESCGFDFCTKCMCSYHSSSDCLSGKPVKPTSKLGPLPGTKKSKQSLRRL; from the exons ATGTGCACGTTTATATCTGTGG TTCGTCCGCGGGGAGGAACCCAGACGAGAGATCCACCGCCAGACGTAACGCGCCCTTCCCGGTGGAGGAGCTGCGCGCGCCCTGAGCGGGCGGGGATGACGGGACGGTCCCAGACGCATCCAGTTATAAAAGCGAAGGCGGATGCGGTTCGGCGCCGGGTAGCGCTTAGGCCCGTGTCACCCCCGCGGCGCAGAAGCCGGTTGTTCGTTTGGGAGAGCGCCGAGGTGCCCTTCGGCGGCCGGAGGACGGGAG GagggcgggcgggccgccgggcGGGAGTCGCCGCCGGACGGGAAGCGctggcggccccgc cccccgcgccctgtCTCCCACGCTCCGCCCtctgccccgcccccgccccgctcggaGCGCGCGCGCGCCACCTCCGCACCACTCGCCTCGCTCCTTGCCGGCCGAGGAGGGAAAATGTGAGCCGGGCCGGCTCCGCCCGCGGCGCCTCGGATTGGCCCCCGCCTTCTGCCCGTCTTCCATTGGCCGGGCCGCCTCCGTAGGCGGCGCCCGATTGGCCGGCGCGGTTTTGGATACCAAAttcaaagtttttaaaagtaCCCGGCGAGGGCGGCCGCGCACTCACTgcccgcggccgcggcggcgcAGCCCTGCAG GatacaaacaaaataatgaaatcaaaCCTTAACCactctttcaaaatgaaatgtgattttgATTGTACGTCTCTTCACACTGGGTTTGCACCTTTGAAATCTGCTGTGGAGAAAACAAGACTGGAAGAGTCCTGCCCCTTCAATTATGAGGAAGGCCTTTGTAAAAGCTGTGCTGAAGAGCATCAGAAAATACTCCTTAGTGACTCATACCATGTGGCCACCAGAAATCTAGATCCTGAAGATGAAGGAAGACCTGTacataacaaagaaaacaaacaagtaacCCAGAGACTTGATGAAGGTGTCTATGAAATGGAGGCACTGGAAAACAGTAAATTTAGTGAGGACAGTGGTTATTCCTCTATGTTAAGTAATCAATACACTGATCCAATAGAACATGAGGACAGTATACCTTTGGCTGGGAATCTCTGTGGCACACCAAAGCATTGTCTCATGAAGAACGAAAACCAAGCACAGTTTTCAAAGAAGACTTTGTTGCCAGTAATCCATTATGAAGAAATGATTTGCTCAACTTTGAAAAAAAGTGGTAAAAGAAATCTCAAGTCTTCGGCTGCAGTAGACAGAATTGTTTTTAGGGGAAAGGTTGAACTTTGTAACCTAATTGGAAAGAAAATGGGATTAGATAGAATAGACATTCTTGCTGAACTCTTCCAAAAGAACCTGAAGCATATATTAGCAAACATTTTAAGGCATCTCGGTGAGATGGATTTAATAAA TTTTGCCAAAGTCAGCACAACATGGCAGAAGATTCTACAAGAAGATAAATGGATTTTCCAAATGTATAGTAAAGCTGTGAAAAATCTTTCT aATGGCACTAAGGCATCAGAGCATGCTGCAACAAGGGAGTATGTTCTCTACCGAACGGCTTTAGCTTCCATTCAGAAAGCAACCCCACCAAACAACTTGAATAAAAAAGGCACCAGATCCAAAGCATCTAAGAATCACAGCAGGCTCATGGAGTTTTCTGAG GCTGCCAAGACCTTGAAAAACACTGAAAGCCTTAAAGTCTGCCATCGCTGTGGCTCACCCGCAAAGTACGACTCCTATCTACAAAGAGCGACGTGCAATCGTGAAAGTTGTGGCTTTGACTTTTGCACAAAGTGCATGTGCAGCTACCACAGCTCCAGTGACTGCTTGAGTGGCAAACCAGTGAAACCCACCTCTAAGCTAGGGCCGCTTCCTGGGaccaagaaaagcaaacagagtCTACGGCGATTGTGA